A DNA window from Actinomadura luzonensis contains the following coding sequences:
- a CDS encoding TetR/AcrR family transcriptional regulator — MNSPDPEDLTARARIRDAALRQFGEHGFEKATTRAIAESAGVSQGLLRHHFGSKQKLREACDEHLVKLLTGINEQVLAAPSPGGVNHVAAAMAALGPYQGYLARALTEGRAEAVFDAMAGMSEQWLAELDERRADVPFAGRRARAAVGTAMALAVGILQRHVSRRLGVEVASPEGAHLLALALLDLYSHPWLSPEEAAAHRDALDAGRGASPADRGASS; from the coding sequence GTGAACAGTCCTGATCCCGAGGATCTGACCGCCCGCGCGCGGATCCGCGACGCCGCCCTGCGGCAGTTCGGCGAGCACGGCTTCGAGAAGGCGACGACCCGGGCGATCGCCGAGAGCGCCGGCGTCTCGCAAGGGCTGCTGCGCCACCACTTCGGCTCCAAGCAGAAGCTGCGCGAGGCGTGCGACGAGCACCTGGTCAAGCTGCTGACCGGCATCAACGAGCAGGTCCTCGCCGCCCCCTCCCCCGGCGGCGTCAACCACGTCGCGGCCGCCATGGCGGCCCTCGGCCCCTACCAGGGCTACCTGGCGCGGGCCCTGACGGAGGGCCGGGCCGAGGCGGTGTTCGACGCCATGGCGGGCATGAGCGAGCAGTGGCTCGCCGAGCTGGACGAGCGCCGCGCCGACGTCCCCTTCGCCGGACGGAGGGCCAGGGCGGCGGTGGGCACGGCGATGGCGCTGGCGGTGGGGATCCTCCAGCGGCACGTGTCCCGGCGGCTCGGCGTCGAGGTGGCCAGCCCCGAAGGCGCCCACCTGCTCGCCCTGGCCCTGCTCGACCTCTACTCCCACCCCTGGCTCAGCCCGGAGGAGGCCGCCGCCCACCGCGACGCCCTGGACGCCGGCCGCGGCGCCTCCCCCGCCGACCGAGGAGCATCCTCATGA
- the rph gene encoding rifamycin-inactivating phosphotransferase, whose product MIGFEQIDSTNVAAVGGKGVNLGELARIDGVRVPDGFCVTTDAFRRAVAAAPSIDARLDRLARVEPDDHEAIRTLSEELRRVIEDVAVPGEVAAEIGEALAARGEGEPYAVRSSATAEDLPTASFAGQQDSYLNIAGLPEVLRHVRRCWASLFTERAVTYRIRNGIDHRRVLMAVVVQRMVFPDAAGILFTADPVSSNRKVATVEAGWGLGEALVSGLMTGDVYTVRDDRVVSRSVAAKPRLVQASPDGGTEDAPVEPGRQEQPALTDEQAVRLVRLGRRVEAHFGRPQDIEWCLVGDEFHLVQSRPITTLFPVPEAGDQENHVYVSVGHQQMMTDAMKPLGLSVWQLTTPRPMYEAGGRLFVDVAPALATAAGRATLIGTLGKSDPLIRDALQTVVDRGDFVRPRPDEAPAGVPATGQAAEIETDPAVVTELIRRGQESLAALRRDIEGLSGPELLDFIRADIGELRRVLFDPRTLPMIMAGMEAAWWLNDHIEEWLGEKNVADVLTQSVPHNVTSEMGLALLDVADVVRPHPEVVAHLQRVADEGREGDGFLDELAALPGGAEARDAIRAFLGTYGMRCTGEIDITRTRWSEQPATLMPTLLTNVRNFEPGAGKRHFEQGLQAARHKEQDVLTRLRALPGGERKAEETKRMIDRVRTFAGYREYPKYGMVSRYLVYKQALLREADRLVGAGVLSRRDDLFFLRFEELEEVVRTGRADAALVRERREAFRSYEALTPPRVLTSDGEALNGQYRRDDFPPGALAGLAVSAGTVEGRARVVTDMAQADLAAGDILVTPYTDPSWTPLFVTVAGLVTEVGGLMTHGAVIAREYGLPAVVGVQQATRLIRDGQRIRVHGTDGYVELLD is encoded by the coding sequence GTGATCGGTTTCGAGCAGATCGATTCCACGAACGTCGCGGCCGTCGGCGGCAAGGGCGTCAACCTGGGTGAGCTCGCCCGTATCGACGGGGTCCGGGTGCCGGACGGGTTCTGCGTCACGACCGACGCCTTCCGGCGGGCCGTCGCGGCGGCTCCGTCGATCGACGCCCGGCTCGACCGGCTGGCCCGGGTGGAGCCGGACGACCACGAGGCGATCCGCACCCTCAGCGAAGAGCTCCGCCGCGTCATCGAGGACGTCGCGGTCCCCGGCGAGGTGGCGGCCGAGATCGGCGAGGCGCTCGCCGCGCGCGGCGAGGGGGAGCCGTACGCGGTGCGCTCCAGCGCGACGGCCGAGGACCTGCCGACCGCGTCCTTCGCCGGCCAGCAGGACTCCTACCTCAACATCGCGGGGCTGCCGGAGGTGCTGCGGCACGTCCGGCGGTGCTGGGCCTCGCTGTTCACCGAGCGGGCGGTCACCTACCGCATCCGCAACGGCATCGACCACCGCAGGGTGCTGATGGCCGTGGTCGTCCAGCGGATGGTGTTCCCGGACGCGGCCGGGATCCTGTTCACCGCCGACCCGGTGTCCTCCAACCGCAAGGTCGCCACCGTCGAGGCCGGCTGGGGGCTCGGCGAGGCGCTGGTCTCCGGCCTGATGACCGGCGACGTCTACACGGTCCGCGACGACCGGGTCGTCTCCCGGTCGGTCGCCGCCAAGCCGCGGCTGGTCCAGGCCTCGCCGGACGGCGGCACCGAGGACGCGCCGGTCGAGCCCGGCCGGCAGGAGCAGCCCGCGCTGACGGACGAGCAGGCGGTGCGCCTGGTACGGCTGGGCCGCCGCGTCGAGGCGCACTTCGGCCGCCCCCAGGACATCGAGTGGTGCCTGGTCGGCGACGAGTTCCACCTCGTCCAGAGCCGGCCCATCACCACCCTGTTCCCCGTCCCCGAGGCCGGCGACCAGGAGAACCACGTCTACGTCTCCGTCGGGCACCAGCAGATGATGACCGACGCCATGAAGCCGCTCGGGCTGTCGGTGTGGCAGCTCACGACCCCGCGGCCGATGTACGAGGCCGGCGGGCGGCTGTTCGTCGACGTGGCCCCCGCCCTGGCGACGGCCGCGGGCCGCGCCACCCTCATCGGCACCCTGGGCAAGTCCGACCCGCTGATCAGGGACGCGCTCCAGACCGTCGTCGACCGCGGCGACTTCGTCCGCCCGCGTCCCGACGAGGCCCCGGCCGGGGTGCCCGCCACCGGCCAGGCCGCCGAGATCGAGACCGACCCGGCCGTCGTCACCGAGCTGATCAGGCGGGGCCAGGAGTCCTTGGCCGCGCTCAGGCGCGACATCGAGGGGCTGTCCGGGCCGGAGCTGCTGGACTTCATCAGGGCCGACATCGGCGAGCTGCGGCGCGTCCTGTTCGACCCGCGGACCCTGCCGATGATCATGGCGGGCATGGAGGCCGCCTGGTGGCTCAACGACCACATCGAGGAGTGGCTGGGCGAGAAGAACGTCGCCGACGTGCTGACGCAGTCCGTCCCGCACAACGTCACCTCCGAGATGGGCCTCGCGCTCCTCGACGTCGCGGACGTGGTCCGGCCGCACCCGGAGGTCGTGGCGCACCTGCAGCGGGTCGCGGACGAGGGCCGGGAGGGCGACGGCTTCCTCGACGAGCTCGCCGCGCTGCCCGGCGGGGCGGAGGCGCGCGACGCGATCCGCGCCTTCCTCGGCACCTACGGCATGCGCTGCACCGGCGAGATCGACATCACCAGGACCCGCTGGAGCGAGCAGCCCGCCACGCTCATGCCCACCCTGCTGACCAATGTCAGGAACTTCGAGCCGGGCGCCGGCAAACGGCACTTCGAACAGGGGCTCCAGGCGGCCCGCCACAAGGAGCAGGACGTGCTGACCCGCCTGCGCGCCCTGCCCGGCGGCGAGCGCAAGGCCGAGGAGACCAAGCGGATGATCGACCGCGTCCGCACCTTCGCAGGCTACCGGGAGTACCCCAAGTACGGCATGGTCAGCCGCTACCTGGTCTACAAGCAGGCGTTGCTGCGCGAGGCCGACCGGCTCGTCGGCGCCGGCGTCCTGAGCCGGCGGGACGACCTGTTCTTCCTCCGCTTCGAGGAGCTGGAGGAGGTCGTGCGCACCGGCCGGGCGGACGCCGCGCTCGTCCGGGAGCGGCGGGAGGCGTTCCGCTCGTACGAGGCGCTCACCCCGCCCCGCGTCCTCACCTCCGACGGCGAGGCGCTCAACGGCCAGTACCGCCGGGACGACTTCCCGCCCGGCGCCCTGGCCGGGCTCGCCGTCTCGGCCGGCACCGTCGAGGGCCGGGCCCGGGTCGTCACGGACATGGCGCAGGCCGATCTGGCGGCGGGCGACATCCTGGTCACCCCGTACACCGACCCGAGCTGGACCCCGCTGTTCGTCACCGTCGCCGGGCTGGTCACCGAGGTGGGCGGCCTGATGACGCACGGCGCGGTGATCGCGCGCGAGTACGGCCTGCCGGCCGTCGTGGGCGTGCAGCAGGCCACCCGCCTGATCCGCGACGGGCAGCGGATCCGCGTCCACGGCACCGACGGCTACGTCGAACTCCTCGACTGA
- a CDS encoding alpha/beta hydrolase has translation MDLDVAALLTAYPCPAPGPSPCVVVLPGGGYTHLAAHEGEPVAKWLNSLGYASFVLRYPVGPDDLHPVPLDTARAALRHLRATAGRHGIDPRRVGVLGFSAGGHLAAHVATAPRTPADARPDFAVLVYAALSWVTFRATEPRALSHDPLLGPDPAPEQCEAVSIELIATADTPPVLAVHAADDRVVPVRHSLLLTETLARLGVPVELHVLPRGGHGFGLGEHDPQVSRWTELCADWLRRYA, from the coding sequence ATGGACCTCGACGTCGCGGCGCTCCTGACGGCGTACCCCTGCCCCGCCCCCGGTCCGTCCCCCTGCGTCGTCGTCCTGCCCGGCGGCGGCTACACCCACCTGGCCGCGCACGAGGGCGAGCCCGTCGCCAAATGGCTCAACTCCCTCGGCTACGCCTCCTTCGTGCTGCGCTACCCGGTGGGCCCGGACGACCTCCACCCGGTCCCGCTCGACACGGCCCGCGCCGCGCTGCGGCACCTGCGCGCCACCGCCGGCCGGCACGGCATCGACCCGCGGCGCGTCGGCGTGCTGGGCTTCTCCGCGGGCGGGCATCTCGCCGCCCACGTCGCCACCGCTCCGCGGACCCCCGCCGACGCCCGGCCGGACTTCGCGGTCCTGGTCTACGCCGCCCTGTCCTGGGTCACGTTCCGGGCCACCGAGCCGCGCGCGCTCTCGCACGACCCGCTGCTCGGCCCCGACCCGGCCCCGGAGCAGTGCGAGGCGGTGTCGATCGAGCTGATCGCCACCGCGGACACCCCGCCCGTGCTGGCCGTGCACGCCGCCGACGACCGCGTCGTCCCCGTCCGCCACTCGCTGCTGCTGACCGAGACGCTGGCCCGCCTGGGCGTGCCGGTCGAGCTGCACGTCCTGCCGCGCGGCGGCCACGGCTTCGGCCTGGGCGAGCACGACCCGCAGGTCAGCCGCTGGACGGAGCTGTGCGCCGACTGGCTCCGCCGCTACGCCTGA
- a CDS encoding copper chaperone PCu(A)C: protein MRTSSWTAGALLRLLLAGCLLATVSACNPGERQSPVPRSTRNREGLVDGHAGPVRLLHVQILAPPMDEQKAGDDLGLYLTLVNDSDQAQRLEGVSTAHAARVVYRATPSAQRQAVAVPIPAGATLSMQQGQNRPHLELVDIVRPLGATPIDVTFRLTTGTTTLRVPVLPLSRGAEPPTPSPS from the coding sequence ATGAGGACATCATCCTGGACGGCCGGCGCCCTGCTCCGGCTCCTCCTGGCCGGCTGCCTGCTGGCGACGGTCTCCGCCTGCAACCCCGGTGAACGGCAGTCGCCCGTTCCCCGGTCCACCCGCAACCGGGAGGGCCTGGTCGACGGGCATGCCGGTCCGGTGCGGCTGCTGCACGTGCAGATCCTGGCCCCGCCCATGGACGAGCAGAAGGCCGGCGACGACCTCGGCCTCTACCTGACGCTGGTCAACGACAGCGATCAGGCGCAGCGGCTCGAAGGGGTCAGCACCGCGCACGCCGCCCGGGTCGTCTACCGCGCGACCCCCTCCGCGCAGCGGCAGGCGGTCGCCGTGCCGATCCCGGCCGGCGCGACGCTGTCGATGCAGCAGGGGCAGAACCGCCCGCACCTGGAGCTGGTCGACATCGTCCGGCCGCTCGGGGCCACGCCCATCGACGTCACCTTCCGCCTGACCACCGGCACGACCACGCTCCGCGTCCCCGTGCTGCCGCTCTCCCGGGGGGCCGAGCCGCCCACGCCGAGCCCGAGCTGA
- a CDS encoding CPBP family intramembrane glutamic endopeptidase, translating into MRHDISCTVQRVWVFVLLVFVFTVPFAVAGFVAEAELVPGVPLTGLAVVCPALAAFVLAFRTDGAAGVRALARRAFDAGRVRRKAWFVPALLLYPAVVVVSYALLRLSGATLPDARVSVTSTALLAAGFLAGALLEELGWSGYATEPLRARYGVAWAGLILGAVWAVWHWTALLQVGRPLSWIAWWSLGTVASRVVMVWLFGHMGGSVFAMALFHMTSNLAWQLFPVAGSHFPVALVSALTAGVAVLVLVVDRRTPVAAPPGG; encoded by the coding sequence ATGAGACATGATATCTCATGTACCGTCCAGCGCGTCTGGGTCTTCGTCCTGCTGGTGTTCGTGTTCACCGTCCCGTTCGCGGTGGCGGGGTTCGTGGCCGAGGCGGAGCTCGTGCCGGGCGTGCCGCTGACGGGGCTCGCCGTGGTCTGCCCGGCCCTGGCCGCGTTCGTCCTCGCCTTCCGCACCGACGGGGCGGCGGGGGTGCGGGCGCTGGCGCGGCGGGCCTTCGACGCCGGGCGGGTGCGCCGGAAGGCGTGGTTCGTGCCGGCGCTGCTGCTGTACCCGGCCGTGGTGGTCGTGTCCTACGCGCTGCTGCGCCTGTCCGGGGCCACACTCCCGGACGCCCGCGTCTCCGTGACCTCGACCGCGCTGCTGGCCGCCGGGTTCCTCGCGGGCGCGCTGCTGGAGGAGCTGGGCTGGTCCGGCTACGCCACCGAGCCCCTGCGGGCCCGGTACGGCGTGGCGTGGGCGGGCCTGATCCTGGGGGCGGTCTGGGCGGTCTGGCACTGGACGGCGTTGCTCCAGGTGGGCCGCCCGCTGTCGTGGATCGCCTGGTGGTCGCTGGGCACCGTCGCGAGCCGCGTCGTCATGGTGTGGCTGTTCGGGCACATGGGCGGCAGCGTGTTCGCCATGGCGCTGTTCCACATGACGTCCAACCTGGCGTGGCAGTTGTTCCCGGTGGCCGGGTCGCACTTCCCCGTGGCGCTGGTGTCGGCGCTGACGGCGGGCGTGGCCGTGCTCGTCCTCGTCGTGGACCGGCGCACCCCTGTGGCGGCGCCCCCTGGTGGCTGA
- a CDS encoding TetR/AcrR family transcriptional regulator, with product MTPSYSPGDGPSRPGGPARRRPRLTDEETARRMLDTALAMVHRDGLTVGLDHLGFEDVIRDAGVSRAAVYRRWPYKDLFFGDLLRELAGGAAPAAAPALETTREVLDAVLAAHAGDLATPEGRHDLVTELLRATAVSDFEAVHGSPEWRTYLALQATFLSLPEGDLRADVQAALARSEQRFVERVARGWEAVATALGYRPRPGTGFPVIATLACAAMRGLVLMTLSDPGLLDRRVPANPTAASAAADWSLLGLAAAALAVAYLEPDPDVTWDEARLAALTRTS from the coding sequence ATGACCCCAAGCTACTCTCCCGGCGACGGCCCGTCGAGGCCCGGCGGCCCCGCCCGGCGCCGCCCCCGGCTCACCGACGAGGAGACGGCGCGCCGGATGCTCGACACCGCCCTGGCGATGGTCCACCGCGACGGCCTGACCGTGGGGCTCGACCACCTCGGCTTCGAGGACGTCATCCGCGACGCCGGCGTGTCCAGGGCCGCCGTCTACCGCCGCTGGCCGTACAAGGACCTGTTCTTCGGCGACCTGCTGCGCGAGCTGGCCGGCGGCGCCGCGCCCGCCGCCGCGCCGGCCCTGGAGACCACCCGTGAGGTGCTGGACGCCGTCCTCGCCGCCCACGCCGGCGACCTGGCCACCCCGGAGGGCCGCCACGACCTGGTCACCGAGCTGCTGCGGGCGACCGCGGTCAGCGACTTCGAGGCGGTGCACGGCTCGCCCGAGTGGCGCACCTACCTGGCGCTGCAGGCCACGTTCCTGAGCCTGCCGGAAGGGGACCTGCGCGCCGACGTGCAGGCCGCGCTGGCCCGCTCCGAGCAGCGGTTCGTGGAGCGCGTGGCGCGCGGCTGGGAGGCGGTGGCGACGGCGCTCGGCTACCGGCCGCGGCCCGGCACCGGCTTCCCCGTGATCGCGACGCTGGCCTGCGCGGCGATGCGCGGCCTGGTGCTCATGACGCTGTCCGACCCCGGCCTGCTCGACCGGCGCGTGCCCGCCAACCCCACCGCGGCGAGCGCCGCCGCCGACTGGTCCCTGCTCGGCCTGGCCGCCGCCGCCCTCGCGGTCGCCTACCTCGAACCCGACCCGGACGTCACCTGGGACGAGGCGCGGCTGGCGGCCCTCACGCGGACCTCGTAG
- a CDS encoding polysaccharide deacetylase family protein, translating to MHVLRWWRTRGAALVVAALVAAGLVAPAAPAAAGGGGPAHACSGYVGLTFDDGPTPGNTPALLAALRTAGLRATMFNVGQNVAANPDLTRQQVAAGMWIGDHTWDHPHMTQLTAEQQDAQISRTQDVLARVTGAAPRLFRPPYLETDDGLRAVELRHGLTEINADVDSQDWNNATADQIAAKARELRPGDVILMHDWPANTVQAIPRIAADLRGRGLCAGRISPVTGRAVAPGDTPARARTAGRVEDLGDSVRYTWPGITFEGRFQGTGVGIELNDAANDYDVQIDGGAPVTLRTPGRTTHWVTGLGGGVHTVRLVKRTESPWTPGEFGGFVAAPGGRVLAPPAARARQIEFIGDSWTAGYGNMSTSRDCSATGGINPNSDADQTFGARTARALNADHQLTAWSGMGMVRNYNGSSPGTDFRTYYDRTLQAAGTAAWQPPRTWRPQVVVVGLGINDFSTPLNPGEPWAGTAALAADFRAAYLGFLAKLRLRYGPGTFLVLTYPTMSGTPLADSVQQVVRERNSQGDTRVSALHYDNDALGLDLLGCDWHPSLHDHRLLANALGRHLRTLPIRW from the coding sequence GTGCACGTCTTACGGTGGTGGAGAACCCGCGGCGCGGCTCTCGTCGTGGCCGCTCTCGTCGCGGCGGGCCTGGTCGCGCCGGCGGCGCCTGCGGCGGCGGGCGGCGGCGGCCCCGCCCACGCCTGCTCCGGCTACGTGGGGCTGACCTTCGACGACGGGCCCACCCCCGGCAACACCCCCGCCCTGCTGGCCGCCCTCAGGACCGCCGGGCTGCGGGCCACCATGTTCAACGTCGGCCAGAACGTGGCGGCGAACCCGGACCTGACCAGACAGCAGGTCGCGGCCGGCATGTGGATCGGCGACCACACCTGGGACCACCCCCACATGACCCAGCTCACCGCCGAACAGCAGGACGCGCAGATCTCCCGCACCCAGGACGTCCTCGCGCGGGTCACCGGGGCCGCCCCCCGCCTCTTCCGCCCGCCCTACCTGGAGACCGACGACGGGCTGCGCGCGGTGGAGCTCCGGCACGGCCTCACCGAGATCAACGCCGACGTGGACTCCCAGGACTGGAACAACGCCACCGCCGACCAGATCGCGGCCAAGGCCAGGGAGCTGCGGCCCGGCGACGTGATCCTCATGCACGACTGGCCCGCGAACACCGTCCAGGCCATCCCGCGGATCGCCGCCGACCTGCGCGGGCGCGGCCTGTGCGCCGGACGGATCTCGCCGGTCACCGGCCGGGCGGTCGCCCCCGGCGACACGCCGGCCCGCGCCCGCACCGCCGGCCGGGTCGAGGACCTGGGCGACAGCGTGCGCTACACCTGGCCGGGCATCACGTTCGAGGGCCGCTTCCAGGGCACCGGGGTCGGGATCGAGCTGAACGACGCCGCCAACGACTACGACGTCCAGATCGACGGCGGCGCCCCCGTCACGCTGCGGACCCCCGGCAGGACCACGCACTGGGTGACCGGCCTCGGCGGCGGCGTGCACACCGTGCGCCTCGTCAAGCGGACCGAGAGCCCGTGGACGCCCGGCGAGTTCGGCGGGTTCGTCGCCGCGCCCGGTGGCCGCGTCCTCGCCCCGCCCGCCGCCCGCGCCCGGCAGATCGAGTTCATCGGCGACTCCTGGACCGCCGGCTACGGCAACATGTCGACCAGCCGCGACTGCTCCGCGACCGGCGGGATCAACCCCAACTCCGACGCCGACCAGACCTTCGGCGCCCGCACCGCCCGCGCGCTCAACGCCGACCACCAGCTCACGGCCTGGTCCGGGATGGGCATGGTGCGCAACTACAACGGCAGCAGCCCCGGCACCGACTTCCGCACGTACTACGACCGCACCCTCCAGGCGGCCGGCACCGCGGCCTGGCAGCCACCGCGAACCTGGCGGCCGCAGGTCGTCGTGGTCGGCCTCGGCATCAACGACTTCTCCACCCCGCTCAACCCCGGCGAGCCGTGGGCCGGCACCGCGGCGCTCGCCGCCGACTTCCGGGCCGCCTACCTGGGCTTCCTGGCCAAGCTCCGCCTCCGGTACGGCCCCGGGACGTTCCTCGTGCTGACCTACCCGACGATGTCCGGCACCCCGCTGGCGGACTCCGTCCAGCAGGTCGTCCGGGAGCGCAACAGCCAGGGCGACACCCGCGTGTCGGCGCTCCACTACGACAACGACGCCCTCGGGCTCGACCTGCTCGGCTGCGACTGGCACCCGTCGCTGCACGACCACCGGCTCCTGGCGAACGCGCTCGGCCGTCACCTCAGGACGCTGCCCATCCGGTGGTGA
- a CDS encoding TetR/AcrR family transcriptional regulator, with the protein MTNDGRRLRGMRSREAILEQAVGLASVDGLDGLSLGRLASATGISKSGFFAHWAGKEQLQLDAVDWAARQWREHVVAPALEAPAGVRRLFALHEARLRFYAGGVLPGGCFFFTVQAEFDDRPGPVHDRVARAMTEWQAFIQRQVREAVTLGELAPETDPAQLAYEIDALGEMVIIHSRLHDGADSLGHARRAVLQRLRALCPDPTLLPED; encoded by the coding sequence ATGACGAACGACGGCCGGCGGCTGCGCGGCATGCGCAGCCGCGAGGCGATACTGGAGCAGGCGGTCGGCCTGGCCTCGGTCGACGGGCTCGACGGGCTCTCCCTGGGGCGGCTGGCGAGCGCGACCGGCATCAGCAAGTCCGGGTTCTTCGCCCACTGGGCAGGCAAGGAGCAGTTGCAGCTCGACGCCGTCGACTGGGCGGCCCGCCAGTGGCGCGAGCATGTGGTGGCGCCCGCCCTGGAGGCCCCGGCGGGGGTGCGGCGGCTGTTCGCGCTGCACGAGGCGCGGCTGCGGTTCTACGCCGGCGGCGTCCTGCCCGGCGGCTGCTTCTTCTTCACCGTGCAGGCCGAGTTCGACGACCGCCCCGGGCCCGTGCACGACCGCGTCGCCCGTGCCATGACCGAGTGGCAGGCGTTCATCCAGCGGCAGGTGCGCGAGGCGGTCACCCTGGGCGAGCTGGCCCCGGAGACCGACCCGGCGCAGCTCGCGTACGAGATCGACGCGCTCGGCGAGATGGTGATCATCCACTCCCGCCTGCACGACGGCGCGGACTCCCTCGGGCACGCCCGCCGCGCGGTCCTGCAGCGCCTGCGCGCCCTCTGCCCCGACCCCACGCTGCTCCCGGAGGACTGA
- a CDS encoding acyl-CoA thioesterase, whose protein sequence is MTEDGVYEPVQVHFDDLDAMGLLHNSRYALLVERAIGAYWQRLGWSADPGRSAFKDVLLAVREFKVTYHAPITEAGAPVVHFWMERMGRTSGVYGFRVLSADRAVVHADGYRVNVNLDPATLRPEPFSAELRAAAGPLLRAPLPC, encoded by the coding sequence ATGACGGAAGACGGCGTGTACGAGCCGGTCCAGGTGCACTTCGACGACCTCGACGCCATGGGCCTGCTGCACAACTCCCGCTACGCCTTGCTGGTGGAGCGGGCGATCGGCGCCTACTGGCAGCGGCTCGGCTGGTCGGCCGACCCGGGCCGGTCGGCGTTCAAGGACGTGCTGCTGGCCGTCCGCGAGTTCAAGGTCACCTACCACGCGCCCATCACGGAGGCGGGCGCGCCGGTGGTGCACTTCTGGATGGAGCGGATGGGCCGCACCAGCGGCGTCTACGGCTTCCGGGTCCTGTCCGCCGACCGGGCCGTGGTGCACGCCGACGGCTACCGCGTCAACGTCAACCTGGACCCGGCCACGCTGCGTCCCGAGCCGTTCAGCGCCGAGCTGCGGGCCGCCGCCGGGCCGCTGCTCCGCGCGCCGCTGCCGTGCTGA
- a CDS encoding antibiotic biosynthesis monooxygenase family protein, translated as MLRSRWFPGPDADAPGPLVAALTDYRAHRLLDLPGIARHGLALSRLWPALPGAVGMWLWADLRGRRAGSLSVWRSEDDLRAFVRLPEHVRIIGAYRHRGTLRSRSWAVGGLTDVRLGDAFPPRR; from the coding sequence GTGCTGAGGTCCCGCTGGTTCCCCGGCCCGGACGCGGACGCGCCCGGCCCGCTGGTCGCCGCGCTGACCGACTACCGGGCGCACCGGCTCCTCGACCTGCCCGGCATCGCCCGCCACGGGCTGGCGCTGAGCCGCCTGTGGCCGGCCCTGCCGGGCGCGGTCGGCATGTGGCTCTGGGCCGACCTGCGGGGCCGCCGGGCCGGGTCGCTGTCGGTGTGGCGGAGCGAGGACGACCTGCGCGCGTTCGTGCGGTTGCCCGAGCACGTGCGGATCATTGGCGCCTACCGGCACCGCGGCACGCTCCGCTCCCGCAGCTGGGCGGTCGGCGGCCTGACGGACGTGCGCCTCGGGGATGCGTTCCCGCCGCGGCGGTAA
- a CDS encoding alpha-hydroxy-acid oxidizing protein has protein sequence MPNHGDFQFGIYLDGLSGTRPELPMTYAELARRAERVMSEQVWSYVEGGAGSEGTQRGNVAAFDRWGLVPRMLAGAAERDLSVELFGARLPTPLLLAPVGVIGICAEDGHGDLATARAAAATGVPMIASTLTQDPMEDVAAQLGATPGWFQLYPPNDRELTESFVRRAEKAGFSAIVVTLDTLTLGWRPRDLAIASFPQLRGLCLANYFTDPVFRARLAAPPEEDPQAAAGLWAMLFGNQRLSWDDLPWLRSLTSLPLLLKGVCHPDDARRAVDAGVDGIYCSNHGGRQADGGLPALDCLPGVADAVGAHVPVIFDSGVRSGVHVLKALALGASAVAVGRPYAYGLAVGGQAGIEHVLRCLLAEADLTMAIDGYPRIADLGRDALRPVAR, from the coding sequence GTGCCGAACCACGGTGACTTCCAGTTCGGGATCTACCTGGACGGGCTGTCCGGCACGCGCCCGGAGCTGCCGATGACGTACGCCGAGCTCGCCCGCCGCGCCGAGCGGGTGATGTCCGAGCAGGTGTGGAGCTACGTCGAGGGCGGCGCCGGGTCGGAGGGCACCCAGCGGGGCAACGTCGCGGCGTTCGACCGGTGGGGGCTGGTCCCGCGGATGCTCGCCGGCGCGGCCGAGCGCGACCTGTCGGTCGAGCTGTTCGGCGCCCGGCTGCCCACGCCGCTCCTGCTGGCCCCGGTCGGGGTCATCGGCATCTGCGCCGAGGACGGCCACGGCGACCTGGCGACGGCCCGCGCGGCCGCCGCCACCGGGGTGCCGATGATCGCCTCCACCCTCACCCAGGACCCGATGGAGGACGTCGCCGCCCAGCTCGGCGCCACCCCCGGCTGGTTCCAGCTCTACCCGCCGAACGACCGCGAGCTGACCGAGAGCTTCGTGCGCCGGGCCGAGAAGGCGGGCTTCTCAGCCATCGTGGTCACGCTCGACACGCTGACGCTCGGCTGGCGGCCACGGGACCTGGCGATCGCCAGCTTCCCGCAGCTGCGCGGCCTGTGCCTGGCCAACTACTTCACCGACCCGGTCTTCCGGGCCCGGCTGGCCGCGCCGCCGGAGGAGGACCCGCAGGCCGCGGCCGGGCTGTGGGCGATGCTGTTCGGCAACCAGCGGCTGTCCTGGGACGACCTGCCGTGGCTGCGTTCGCTGACCTCGCTGCCACTGCTGCTGAAGGGCGTCTGCCACCCCGACGACGCGCGCCGCGCCGTCGACGCCGGGGTGGACGGGATCTACTGCTCCAACCACGGCGGCCGGCAGGCCGACGGCGGGCTGCCCGCGCTCGACTGCCTGCCCGGCGTGGCCGACGCCGTCGGCGCGCACGTGCCGGTGATCTTCGACTCCGGCGTGCGCAGCGGCGTGCACGTGCTCAAGGCGCTGGCCCTCGGCGCCTCCGCCGTCGCCGTCGGCCGTCCCTACGCCTACGGCCTGGCGGTCGGCGGCCAGGCGGGCATCGAACACGTCCTCCGGTGCCTGCTCGCCGAGGCCGACCTGACGATGGCCATCGACGGCTACCCCCGGATCGCCGACCTGGGCCGCGACGCCCTGCGGCCGGTCGCCCGCTGA